One Lepus europaeus isolate LE1 chromosome X, mLepTim1.pri, whole genome shotgun sequence genomic window carries:
- the LOC133753254 gene encoding large ribosomal subunit protein eL43-like — MAKCTKKVGIVGKYGTRYGASLRKMVKKIEISQHAKYTCSFCGKTKMKRRAVGIWHCGSCMKTVAGGAWTYNTTSAITVKSAIRRLKELKDQ; from the coding sequence ATGGCGAAATGCACCAAGAAGGTCGGGATCGTGGGTAAATATGGGACCCGCTATGGCGCCTCCCTGCGGAAGATGGTGAAGAAGATTGAAATCAGCCAGCACGCCAAGTACACTTGCTCCTTCTGCGGCAAAACCAAGATGAAGAGACGAGCCGTGGggatctggcactgtggctccTGCATGAAGACAGTGGCTGGTGGTGCCTGGACATACAACACCACTTCTGCCATCACAGTGAAGTCTGCAATCAGAAGACTGAAAGAATTGAAAGACCAGTAG